GCCCGTATGGAATGGGTGGAATGGGTGGAATGAGCCCATATGGAATGATGGGACCAATGGGTGGAATGGGAGGAATGAGCCCATACGGAGGAGGCATGTCACCATATGGAATGGGATCGATGGGCGGTATGGGATCATCAATGTCCTTCCCATTCATGGGTAAGAAGAAGTAacctctgaaaaatgttgaatctCTTTATTTATCTGTCGAAGAATCTCATATCACATGTTCGTCTTTCTTCTCCTTGTATAATAAAATTccatttaatttatttacatTGTTTAACAGTATTGCCACCAATAATAGAAGCAGAACATGAATATCAGGCAACAAATTACACCGATCATAAAGAGTTTCTTGTCTTCTCGCACACGCTTTTCGATGAGTCGAATTGTGGTATCAGATATTCCCAGCTGAAAGATTTTCATCTAATTTATTGAGCGAAACCAGATATACTTACGGATTTGGTCAGAAAATGGAATCGTTTTCGAATGCTCAGCAAGTTGTACTTCTGTTTTTGAAGATCCTCAAAGACGCTTGCACCTTGGGCTAGCATTTGatcgatctgaaatttaatatttaatattaatttacatttatcgatttcacaaaaatttaccATATTATCCGAGTATTTCAGTTTATCATTCAAGTTGAGCTCTTCGTCAAATTCCAGATTCACACGCGTTTCTTGATTTGTTGTAAACCTGGAAagagttattaaaaaaactatagattatttattttaattaccAACCTCTGTTTCAGAAGTGCTTTCTTTTCTTCTGCTTGCTTCTTTCGATTAGTGTGACGATTTGTCATTGTtctcaatgaatttttgataagacACACATCACTTTTCAATTGATCCATTTTGAACGAAGCTTTCTGTCTAACTGGAGCCGGTTCTCTGCCCAGTTGTGATTCCAGTCGAAACATGTGTGTTTcagttttcctaaaaaaagATTCTTGTtggaattaaataaaattatcagTTTTACATAAGACTACTATTTGCATCCTGAATTAATCGATCCACTTCGTGATTTCCCGTTTGACGTTCAATCGCAATCAAAAGTAGCTGAACATTGTCGATTTCTTCCCTAGTGGCCTTGAGTTGTGTATCCATCGActctaaaatataaaaataaaattcttcaaagtGAAAGTActcacttttaaaattaaaaacaagaaatgccagtgaatattcagaaaatacgaaattagaaaataaaatccaCGATTTCTCAATGGCATGCCTATGTGACGTCAGCTTACGTTTTTTATGACGTGGAACGGAAtcgtagtttttaaaataattttaataatcatttcttttaatttgaaagaaaattattaaattgaaacgttgaaaaatgatttcgctgaaagataaaatttgaaaaaaaattgcctcgAAAAAATCTAGTGCAATTGCGCTCTATCGAACATTTGTTAGAGAGTGAGAGACGGCAGAAACCAAAAAGTACGgtagtttctgatttttagagatttcaagttgaaaaattaaaatataaaaatgaaaatgtgcgGATTTTTTCCGCGTTCTGGACATGGCATAACAAATTTGAATGAAGAATATGAGAATTCAAGGAGTATTCATCTGcatcgaaattttgaagttacagtaccctttaaaggcacacaccttcccgaatataacaaaaattagtcgtttcgagaccgggaaCCGAATTATTCGACCTaaattcgtaaaattttgCGTCTGGGTGAGAAAATCACTATTATCTAAATATTTGGGaaacttttattgaaaatttcattaccCTTGAATATAATtcctattattttttgaaacctccttttttaatataaaatcccACATTTCCAATATTTAAGAATCAAAAATCCAACTCACAAATTTCCCGTCGAGAAACATGTTTACAACCAGCTATCAACACCCGAAATCCCCACGAGACGTGACCCGATAAAAGTTGAGAGGAGGGTTTATAATGAGCATTTTATGGTCCGGGTGCGTAGCAATGATCTGGCTCAATGGacgaaaaaagagcacaaaaaagaGAGCAAGAATGAGATTGAGAGAAGGACGGGAAGCTTTTCGGTGAGCTTTCCGTCATTTTTTCCGAGTTTCCAAGTGTGCCtcatttttggtgaaaaaagaaaaaaagtgtttttttagttttgtctCTGACGTATGAGAtattccattttatttttatataaataaataagttaAGATCTTCGCGcagaaaagtagaaaaaaaagtgttcgcGTTCTTAGAATGTATTGAAATTGcaagcaattttcaaaagaatgaCTTTGAAAGTGCCAGGTAGGAAGTGTAGGCGACATTTTTTGTCTgatgtttcataatttttttctgctttgTAAAATTATTGGCTTTGTCGTTTTTCCAAATGTGTATTGAACCTAGTTTCCATAGCTCAAAattacggtttttttttttgaaaattaaaattagttattaaaaaataattttaaagtgatctctgaaatttttagtcagGTTTTCTAGACTTGAAATATAATATGAAAGTtggagttctgaaaattgttaaatatttaccaaaattgaaaataaaattgacgttttaaagaaatttttggaatttctattAACTTCTGTGAAAATGTGAAACGTCACTTCGAAGGCACTAGCTGTTCGTCTGATAATGaaagggtctcgccacgaattTAGCTTCTAACTATAACTATcaagttttgcaaaacttctcattaaaagtgacaattgaaatgttagaattttttttgaacgttttgttttcgaaatatatgtataagtttttttgaaaaataagaataatcgacttttttactaaattttaaaaatcttgtATCCCTATTGTGCAAAAAGGCTCCCCGCAATCTATTTGCACTTGAATTTgttacaagaaaaattatattgtacttctgttaaaaattgtcaCTTCACTTCAAAGGCACGCGCTGTTTTTGTGTGGGTCTTGCCACAACCTCAGCTACAGTAGTCGCTACAAATTTCAAGCTGTAAATACAGAGAAAACCAGAATTTATCAGATTTTTAGCACCTAAAATCATAAGCAAACTaatttaccgtatttcctctattagtcttgcagcctctattggaattgcatgcaagactaatagagagcATACggtattagtcttgcacccctattcTAGGCAGACCAGcagtattttgtgaaaacttcaacaatttcGCCATTTTATagctaaattaaattttaaagtgttaaaataattgataaaacaatagaaaagtaTGTATTTTGCATGATTTAGACTGTTTcgagtcaaattttttacgatAAATGGCCAATTTTATAAAGCTATTGgatcttcgaaaattagtcttgcagcctctaatagtcttgcagtctctattagtcttgcacctcTACGGGTCAATTGAAacttagtcttgcatgcaagactaatagaggaaatacggtacagataaaaaaattcaatttcatttttcgacgTTTCATTCCGTTCCAAAATTTCCGGATTATAAAAACGGGAAccagttatttaaaaaaatcgaaaaaccaagTTACTCGGATTCTCTTGAATCCGGAAAAACTGGACGACGGGGGCCCGGTTTATTCCGGTTTACCAGTATTAGCTAAGATAAGTATTTTTAACAGTACGCCTTTTAAGATTacatcaaaaaagttatttttcaccAGTGGCAAAATTTGCGGTCCTACCTTTCCGAATTTCATTCCCAAAAATCTCGCAGCGCTTACGTCACCCGCCGGCGAAATATTCGTGTCACCTGCTAGACAGTAGTTGCTCAAACTTCCACTATTATGTTCtctatttccattttttttgtcttcaacTCTTCGTTACTAAATACGACCTTGCCTTCTTCTTCGCCTTCATCTTGGTTTTTTATTCTTgactccttcttcttctttgctTTTCCTTCACTTCCTGCCCTGTCTTGTTTCGCTCTCCTTTCGAAGTAAATACCCTCGGGAGGAGAGGTTCTTCTCTCCTTCTTCAGATGTGtctgttttctgtttttgtgtGTATGTATTTGGTGGTGGCGCATCAATTGCCATCGCTTGCTCTCGATTATTCTAATCCCTTTCGCGGGGGGTGAAAtcgtttctttttcattttgagtggtggtggtggtggtggacgaGTCGCGGGGTGCTCTGAAGTTTCTCCGAAAGAGAGACCCacaagttttattttgaaacaagttgAGAGTCTTCAGAGTTGAGATTCTGTCCCATATACTGAATGGGCGCAAGTCCCCAGCGAGAGAGGTAGAACAACACCACCGACAACATCAGAGAGAAAGGATTGATGAGGTCagttaacttttttgcaaatttaaggTAATTTAAGTGgggaaattatttaaaactgcccatacagtgaaaaattttccaaatatcacAGTAaacgttcaaatttttttaatgaatttatttttaatctacGGTCAAAAAGTGGTGAAGTCTACCCAGTTTTTACTGATGATAATGCTGAAAgtctaccaaaaaataattgtttctaaaaatgttttaattcgATCTAGTGGATCAAAGAAATACTCAAAACTATtccaaaagtcaaaattttttggaaaaattgacaattcacaaaaatttttgactgaagatttgaaaaatctaatcaCTTTTGAACTCTTTTGTAAGATTTGCGGTTAACTTGGACTATAGTTAGTATATCATAAAAACCTTTATATTATAGAAAATGGCAAACATCTGTGTGAATTCAGttaggaaaaatattttgttctaCTAACTTTGCCAGAAACAGAGCAAGATCtcccagaatttttttttcaaaaagtttctgaaagtaGTGCACTTTGATGTTGTGAAAAATAGTCTTCttctattagaaaaaattgattctgttggaaattggaagaaataaaaattttttaacagtatTCTGAATCGCCAGTACAAAAATCTACAGTtctcaaaactattttgaaaattttaaattaacagtcaaaaagtggtacTCAATGTTTTCCAACCATATTGTTTTCTTGTAATAAAGCTTTTATTTTAGTTGGAACAAATGAAATAGtgttcaaaattgtctgaaagaaactgaaagaaattgttgaaaaaaaatctgaaaaattataatttttctatattctatcactatattaaaaacattttagggtAACATGCCACACTGGCTCATTTCGTAGAATTGCTGATCGGTAAAATTagcaaaacttttattttaaaaacttaagattttttaagtgttcttgtatataaaaattcccaatttacAATGCTTCATTCTCTCTTATCacacttcaaaaataatatggTTTGGAATTAGTGAAAACCCATTgcaatttcatgattttttgaattttttaaacattctccccctcaaaaaaaaataaagtgcaACAAAACTTGCAAGAATCTCAATGTGACCTACTAAAATATGGATACCCAAAAAAAGAGAGTAAAAGAATCGCCCTCTTTCTTACTTCATCCATGTCGTCCTCCACCACCGACGACGACTCGTgctcttatttttttttcagacaagcCTGCCTTATCCCAACTCCATCTGTTCCGACTCATCCCTCCGTTTCCATCAAAATCTATCCTCCATTCGCCGAATTCATCGACTTTGGCGGAGCATCGCGTCATATTTTGACGAATAATGGCACGTGCCGAATTGTGTTCAAAGTCAAATGCTCAAATAACTTGGTGTTCAAAGTGTCACCAGTTTATGCTTTTTTAGATCCGGGAGCTACTGCGGAACTTCAGGTGagtatttttattagttttgaatcaattttaatagttcctatttcaaaattcaaaaattgtacatATTTGGAACgcaattagaaaattaaaaatcagtgGAAAAAACCAACTATTTgttcgacttccaaaattatgaatggCGAAAAATGAGTAATCGCTACTTTTCATCTGAGAATTAGaaatgaattcaatttttttatctcACAAAAATAACCCGGAAGGCTTTAATACGAttagaataattttctaaCTTCTAGTGACATATTCAGTAAATCTTGAGAGCAATTTtaacgtgatttttttttaaaattttttaaagaatcaaATGATTCAGAGATCCACGAAAACatccaaaaagtaaaaataaaaattggaaacatcattaaaataaaaataaaaatgtcgataaatatttaaaaatttcatattgaaTCATTTGagcctcaaaaaaaaagcctactgttttcaaaattaaaattattataagagaagttatttttcaggttctcCGCAGAGAAGGTCCTCCGAAACACGACAAGCTAATAATTTCGCTCAAAGAAGCCAAAAAAGGTGACAAAGATCCACGGGTAACATTCAATGATTCAACGCATACCACACACAAGCACATTCTACCGCTTCTCActgtacgttttttttaatttgaaaatctgagaTTTATTAGCTTGTTTTCAGAGAATAGTCGAGGAGCAGTGATCCCCTTACTGTAACTCATTTCATCTaggttttcaattattctggAAATATATCAATGCCTTTCTTTCATTCTTTCTCTCATTCTTTCTAAATGaacatttattcattttaacattttaatttcaattgcaacattttaaagaaataataCAACGTAAATAATACAAGTAAACATAAGTTAACAATCGTTTTTTGGTTGgcaagaatttgaaaattttttgatttttcaagaaaaatgattggTTTCTATAAAGTATATTCTACCCATATGAATAACacaaaataacacaaaaatgtATCAATGATAAAGTTGACAATCGAAATCCTCAGGTGGTAATAAGAAGAATGTTTCCATCATGCCTTTTCCTTTTACATTGATTTGACCGCGACATTCGAAATTGTACCCGAGTGGTTCCAGTATTGATTTTACTTCTTCTGTTAcctgaaataaattgattttcggAGATTCCATTCTCCACGttatactatttttttaaaattttttaaaatttttcttgataaaatttttgaagaatagtAAGTTAAGAAGaaactgaattaaaaaaaaaaaccgcaaaatgattttcaattcgttttctatacttttgtaattgattttttttcatctgtTCTGAATCATGAatgaattttgcattttttttgggaactATATTTCTAAtagtatatttttaattcaactcACTTGTATTCTTCCAGCAACACCTCCACTATCCATTCGACTCGCAACATTCACACTATTTCCCCAGATATCATAATGTGGTTTGTCACTTCCAATGACTCCAGCCACGACTGGCCCCACATTGATTCCGATTCGTagattgaaattattgaagctGTGAATATTGGTTGATTCCAATTTAACTAGTAGTTCTCTTGCAAACAAGGCGATTGCTTCGACGTGGGAATTGTCTCCGCActcctgaaaataattacatAATTTGAAAGTACATAAATTATGCCTACTAACCCTTCCAGCAAGTCCACTTGCCACCATATATGTTGTCGAGATAGTTTTAATCTTCTCGATCTTCTTAAATTCTTCCCGATCCAAAATCTGATCCAAAATCTGATCGAAATCCGATATAATCTCATTGAGCAGTCGAAGGCATTCCACTCCCTCATTATTCCCATCGCATTCAATATAAAACTTATCAAATTCTGTTAATGTTGCAAACATGATACAAGCATTGTCACGAGACTCATGGTAAAGCTTCGAGACACTTGTAGCATCTTCAACAAAATGCTTAGCAACATGAGATGGAAGAATATTCTCAAGAACACTTCGATTCTGCTCATGCTTTCGCTTCATTTGAAGTTGTTCGTCTAGAGCCTGAACGAGAATGGAAACTGAtgacttgaatttttgtttcaaaaaccaacCTGAAGTTTCCAAATGAAATCGTATCTGGAAATAAGTTCACTTCTTCTGGTACTAAATACAACTAATAGCAGTGTCAAACAGGATAAAACACAGAAGTTTGCATAGGTGGATAGCAGTCTGGAACAGGTTTAAGATGAAAagtcaataaattaaaaaaatcaaatagtcGACTTACGCTTCATATTGGTTTATACGAATCAATTTCGCAGTTATCAGAACTGTAAACgaggaaaaataaatcattgaCATCAGtaactgaaattaaattcttcattaaaaaatacttgGAAAATATTCTCACCTTTGTCATGAAATCCACGGAAAGGATTACACAAGTTGCAAGGGTGCAGATctcgaatatttcaaaaaagtctgTGTAGTTGTTCTTGAAACACTTTTCCACGTCGCATGTGAATTTTGATTCGTACATTCCCTAAGACATGTATGTAATATAATATccagcttttgaaaaaatcacttgcCATTAGAATGACAATTTGGATCGAAAGGAGTATGAACAGAACACCAATGACGAGACTGACAAGTCGGGCGTGTTTGATGAGGGCCTGAAATAATTAGATTAAACGCTCAGTGAAGATTggttaaataaaaattctgaaagtaaCTCCAAACTCAGTTTTGCAATATGGGATTCAATAATCATGTTACAATTTGagttaagaaaaaacatttggtttgaggaaaaactttaaaaattcgatctgaaatttttcgagtgcatttttttcggatttttcgcaGAACAGGTGTCTAGGTTCAGGCAAAAATTCggattcgatttttttattgttgaaaaaaactgaaatgtttaaatcgaattgggcgaaaaaatttcagatcgaaacTTCTGGGTAGGAGATAAATTATCAAGCTTCCAACTTTTTAGACGGATATCTAACTTGataactttaaatttgaaaaataaattctagataaaatttcaaaacaaaaactcactcttgtcaaaataaaaatcataacaCTGGTGAGAACGATGAACATTTGTGGGACAAATGAGAATGATACAAGATTCATCAACCCGAATTTGATTCCGATGCAAATTGCCACTATTGCCACATACAATGTCACTTGAAATGGAATGTCCTTGTACTTCAGCCGcacaaactgaaattttacttttaatatgggtttttgaaataaaattaccTTATTCTCTACTCTAACTTGTTTATACTTCAGTGACCAATTCTTGCAATGCATggttttccagttttcctGATGAATAGCCTGAATTCCTTGTCGCAAGTGGGAATCCACATTTTCTACAAGCACTTCTTCTTCAGACAGCCCGTTTCTTGTACTTGCTCCTCGAGTTCTTGTAGACATTCCAGTCAGCCTTTCCTGTTTGCTGATTCCTCTCTGAAAAGGTGATCTTGTTTTCTTGTATAAATGTAAAACTATTACAGTGGATTTCCATGGAACCATAACTGGATGATTGGTAGCTTCCTGACAAATGTTATCATAATCTGGACTTCTGTCAACAACTAGCCAtgtcttgattttttctttttccagaaactttgATCGACTTCCTCCATTTCCTTCCTCCAATATGTACGCACCTTTGAGGTAACTTCGTGTGGCATCTGTTATGTGAACTCTTCtggaaaatgaaacattttagtAACGGATACTTTTAAA
This is a stretch of genomic DNA from Caenorhabditis elegans chromosome V. It encodes these proteins:
- the acy-4 gene encoding adenylate cyclase (Partially confirmed by transcript evidence), with amino-acid sequence MVERAYNSIRAHKQTRVAQRPVSKKTSSTMRETFGSQVLRELEMKNRMECPSLDEILSFYHFPWEKLRYRKNSQKKKRSTLYSFYFEQVNSGRIQFSFVILLSICISEAAFSAFGAEWLKSLILCILTLVISILSFFHAKRTELVCIASIISCVIISACTSMRTSVTYLLIFSTYSLLPMSFMLMIFSTFALTFLVAFIGVLMDYNVGFDIILTRVMMVILVNVVGSLVYYPTEFVQRKTFHETRKCVQSRMLLDKEMHRQEKILLAVLPKNIAFEVKKDMQETHEERMFHKIYIRKYEDISILFADICGFTNLASEYNPKDLVLMLNELFARFDKVASIHQCMRIKILGDCYYCVCGVPEYQKNHAINTVEMGRDMIEAIRLVREMTLVNVNMRVGIHTGKAHCGVLGLKKWQFDVWSNDVTLANQMESGGLAGRVHITDATRSYLKGAYILEEGNGGSRSKFLEKEKIKTWLVVDRSPDYDNICQEATNHPVMVPWKSTRGISKQERLTGMSTRTRGASTRNGLSEEEVLVENVDSHLRQGIQAIHQENWKTMHCKNWSLKYKQVRVENKFVRLKYKDIPFQVTLYVAIVAICIGIKFGLMNLVSFSFVPQMFIVLTSVMIFILTRALIKHARLVSLVIGVLFILLSIQIVILMGMYESKFTCDVEKCFKNNYTDFFEIFEICTLATCVILSVDFMTKLLMSMIYFSSFTVLITAKLIRINQYEALLSTYANFCVLSCLTLLLVVFSTRRSELISRYDFIWKLQALDEQLQMKRKHEQNRSVLENILPSHVAKHFVEDATSVSKLYHESRDNACIMFATLTEFDKFYIECDGNNEGVECLRLLNEIISDFDQILDQILDREEFKKIEKIKTISTTYMVASGLAGRECGDNSHVEAIALFARELLVKLESTNIHSFNNFNLRIGINVGPVVAGVIGSDKPHYDIWGNSVNVASRMDSGGVAGRIQVTEEVKSILEPLGYNFECRGQINVKGKGMMETFFLLPPEDFDCQLYH
- the memb-2 gene encoding Golgi SNAP receptor complex member 2 (Confirmed by transcript evidence): MDTQLKATREEIDNVQLLLIAIERQTGNHEVDRLIQDANSSLMKTETHMFRLESQLGREPAPVRQKASFKMDQLKSDVCLIKNSLRTMTNRHTNRKKQAEEKKALLKQRFTTNQETRVNLEFDEELNLNDKLKYSDNMIDQMLAQGASVFEDLQKQKYNLLSIRKRFHFLTKSLGISDTTIRLIEKRVREDKKLFMIGVICCLIFMFCFYYWWQYC
- the M03E7.1 gene encoding Major sperm protein (Partially confirmed by transcript evidence), coding for MSSSTTDDDSCSYFFFRQACLIPTPSVPTHPSVSIKIYPPFAEFIDFGGASRHILTNNGTCRIVFKVKCSNNLVFKVSPVYAFLDPGATAELQVLRREGPPKHDKLIISLKEAKKGDKDPRVTFNDSTHTTHKHILPLLTRIVEEQ